A region of Aquarana catesbeiana isolate 2022-GZ linkage group LG08, ASM4218655v1, whole genome shotgun sequence DNA encodes the following proteins:
- the LOC141104903 gene encoding uncharacterized protein gives MVSVAQDVMMDNQPPLTSSDGSSDGNPPERCPRPLYSRDSTQEGHTIPHHHQSGNLRDSKVEVKEEIKEEDDEDGVMEESEYLKVYKNLHQDTMEESSNYRNPPERCPRPLYSGDSTQEDHTIPHHHQSGNLGDDNTDVKEEYKEEDEEYGVMEDFSKGHKDMMEPPNTRNPLERCPHPLDSTHEGHTMPQCCKSGDPIDLEFEVKSEEEETYVRDDQQSMEEDGITGTFIEEDTPTEISTGGSLILNLFLHPYCSLIGPG, from the exons atggatccagtgatgggaacccaccagagagatgtccccgtcctctgtattcccgggattccacacaggaaggtcacaccatccctcaccatcatcag agtggaaacctgagagattctaaagttgaggttaaagaagagataaaagaggaggatgatgaggatggcgtgatggaggagtcagagtatcTAAAAGTTTACAAAAATCTGCACCAAGACACCATGGAAGAGTCATCcaactacagaaacccaccagagagatgtccccgtcctctgtattccggggattccacacaggaagatcacaccatccctcaccatcatcag agtggaaacctcggggatgataatactgatgttaaagaagagtataaagaggaggatgaggagtatggagtgatggaggacttttcaaaaggacacaaggatatgatggagccacctaataccaggaacccactagagagatgtccccatcctctggatTCCACACATGAAGGTCACACCATGCCTCAATGTtgcaag agtggagatccaattgatttagaatttgaggttaaatcagaagaagaagagacgtatgtgagggatgatcagcagtctatggaggaggatggaataacggggacatttatagaggaggacactcctacagagatcagcacaggtgggtcattaattcTAAATctattcctccacccatactgctcactgattggtccagggtag